One stretch of Pseudomonas sp. NC02 DNA includes these proteins:
- a CDS encoding type II toxin-antitoxin system HicA family toxin, with amino-acid sequence MSKNEKLLAKLLNEQSAFTWPELVTLLRRRGYTQIEGAGSRVRFDIGDPSAMITLHKPHPGNELKHYIRRQIIEQLKSGELIQ; translated from the coding sequence GTGTCGAAAAATGAAAAGCTGCTGGCCAAACTGCTCAATGAGCAATCGGCCTTTACCTGGCCCGAACTCGTCACGCTGCTGCGGCGCCGGGGATACACGCAAATCGAAGGGGCGGGTAGCCGGGTCAGGTTCGACATAGGCGACCCCAGTGCAATGATCACCCTGCACAAGCCTCACCCCGGCAACGAACTGAAACACTACATTCGGCGCCAGATCATCGAACAATTGAAATCAGGAGAACTGATTCAGTGA
- a CDS encoding type II toxin-antitoxin system HicB family antitoxin, which produces MNNQLKHKGYIGSIEASIEDNCLFGKLLFIKALVSYEGKTVAELDAAFCTAVDDYIETCQALGQAPEKPCKGSFNVRVGHDLHLAAALAATRQKVTLNDLTRQALNEFLQHRGALVTG; this is translated from the coding sequence GTGAACAACCAGCTGAAACACAAAGGCTACATCGGCTCCATCGAAGCCAGCATCGAAGACAACTGCCTGTTCGGAAAGCTGCTTTTCATCAAGGCCCTGGTCAGCTACGAGGGTAAAACCGTCGCCGAACTGGACGCCGCCTTTTGCACCGCCGTGGACGACTACATCGAGACCTGCCAGGCCCTTGGGCAAGCACCGGAAAAGCCCTGCAAGGGTTCGTTCAACGTCCGTGTCGGCCATGACCTCCACCTGGCCGCCGCGCTTGCCGCGACCCGGCAAAAAGTCACGTTGAACGATCTCACGCGCCAGGCGCTGAACGAATTCCTGCAACATCGCGGCGCACTGGTGACCGGGTAA
- a CDS encoding MFS transporter has protein sequence MANPYAELFQAPGSRAFVLAGMLARMPISMTGIGLITMLSQVHGGYGLAGAVTATFALATAFCAPQVSRLVDRYGQGRVLPVAASIGGGALLLLLLCTRVQAPTWTLFVFAALAGCMPNMSAMVRARWTELYRGQPKLQTAFALESVLDEVVFIIGPPVSVGLCVLLFPEAGPLIAALFLAVGVTAFVLQRQTEPPVHEHHAEHGRWLIASPSVLILMVLLMAMGIIVGVVDVVSVAFAQHQGQPAAASIVLSVYAIGSCLAGLAFGALKLKAPLPRQFLYCGVATAVTTLPLLLVTNIPGLAAAIFISGLFFAPTLIVSMALVEQIVPPSRLTEGMTWLITGLSIGVAIGAASSGWMIDRFGAPSGFWVALAAGAVVLGAAVLGYRRLG, from the coding sequence ATGGCAAACCCCTACGCCGAGCTGTTCCAGGCGCCAGGTTCCAGGGCTTTTGTATTGGCGGGCATGCTGGCCCGCATGCCGATCTCCATGACCGGGATCGGCTTGATCACCATGCTGTCGCAAGTGCACGGCGGTTACGGTTTGGCCGGTGCGGTGACCGCTACCTTCGCCCTGGCCACCGCGTTTTGCGCGCCCCAGGTCTCACGGTTGGTGGACCGTTATGGCCAGGGCCGGGTGTTGCCGGTGGCCGCGTCCATCGGCGGCGGCGCGCTGCTGCTGCTGTTGCTCTGCACCCGGGTGCAGGCGCCAACGTGGACGCTGTTCGTCTTTGCCGCCCTGGCCGGCTGCATGCCCAACATGTCGGCCATGGTGCGGGCGCGCTGGACCGAGCTGTATCGCGGCCAGCCCAAACTGCAAACGGCGTTTGCCCTGGAGTCGGTGCTCGACGAGGTGGTGTTCATTATTGGCCCGCCGGTCTCGGTGGGTCTGTGCGTGCTGCTGTTCCCCGAAGCGGGGCCGTTGATTGCCGCGCTGTTTCTGGCAGTGGGCGTGACCGCCTTTGTGCTGCAACGCCAGACCGAGCCACCGGTGCATGAACATCACGCCGAGCACGGCCGTTGGCTGATCGCCTCGCCCTCGGTGTTGATCCTGATGGTGCTGTTGATGGCCATGGGTATCATCGTTGGGGTGGTGGATGTGGTCAGTGTCGCGTTCGCCCAGCATCAGGGCCAGCCCGCCGCGGCGAGCATTGTACTGTCGGTATACGCCATCGGTTCGTGCCTGGCCGGGCTGGCGTTCGGTGCGCTCAAGTTGAAAGCACCGCTGCCGCGCCAGTTCTTGTACTGCGGCGTGGCCACCGCCGTGACCACGCTGCCGTTGTTGCTGGTGACGAATATTCCGGGGTTGGCAGCCGCGATCTTCATCTCCGGCCTGTTCTTCGCCCCGACCCTGATCGTGTCCATGGCCCTGGTGGAACAAATCGTTCCGCCCAGCCGCTTGACCGAAGGCATGACCTGGCTGATCACCGGCCTGAGCATCGGCGTGGCCATTGGTGCTGCCAGCTCCGGCTGGATGATCGACCGCTTCGGCGCACCCAGCGGGTTCTGGGTGGCGCTGGCGGCGGGTGCGGTGGTGCTTGGGGCGGCGGTGCTGGGGTATCGGCGGCTGGGGTGA
- a CDS encoding TetR/AcrR family transcriptional regulator: MSRARADMIEDTRARLIASARQAFATQGYAQTSMDDFTARAGLTRGALYHHFGDKKGLLAAVVAQLDGEMDASLQRISEQAVDPWEGFCERCRIYLRMAQDPEVQRIVLQDAPAVLGATDQQQCVDSLRQLLDDLMQADLVEQACSQALARLINGSLVSASLWIAQDEHPGERLEEALQGLELLLRGLKPNAVR, from the coding sequence ATGAGCCGAGCCCGTGCCGACATGATCGAAGACACCCGCGCCCGCCTGATCGCCAGCGCCCGCCAGGCCTTCGCCACACAAGGCTACGCCCAGACGTCGATGGACGATTTCACCGCTCGCGCCGGCCTGACCCGGGGTGCGTTGTACCATCATTTTGGCGACAAGAAAGGCTTGCTCGCGGCAGTGGTTGCGCAGCTCGACGGTGAAATGGACGCGAGCCTGCAGCGTATCTCGGAGCAGGCGGTTGATCCTTGGGAAGGGTTTTGCGAGCGCTGCCGGATTTATTTGCGTATGGCTCAGGATCCCGAGGTCCAGCGCATTGTGCTGCAAGATGCGCCGGCGGTGCTGGGTGCCACCGACCAGCAGCAATGCGTGGACTCGCTGCGCCAGCTGCTTGATGACTTGATGCAGGCGGACCTAGTCGAGCAGGCGTGCAGCCAGGCGCTAGCGAGGCTGATCAATGGCAGCCTGGTAAGCGCATCGCTGTGGATCGCCCAGGATGAACACCCGGGCGAGCGGTTGGAAGAAGCCTTGCAGGGGCTGGAGTTGTTATTGCGTGGTTTGAAGCCTAATGCCGTTCGCTGA
- a CDS encoding MDR family MFS transporter: MEAEGRVPFRAWVAVIGGLFGCFMAGMNVHVTSAALPEIEGALGATFEEGSWISTAYLVAEIIMIPLTAWLVQVFSLRRVMLWGSGIFLVASVACSLSPNLQVMILIRVVQGAAGAVLIPLSFQLIITELPPSKIPLGMALFSLANSVAQAAGPSIGGWLTDAYSWRWIFYLQLFPGIALLAAVAWSIDRQPMQLGLLRQGDWLGIGCMVLGLGALQIVLEEGGRKDWFGSPFIVWMTLLAVVGLIGFVARQLWGAHAFINLRLLGHYNFGVASVAMFIFGASTYGLVFLVPNYLSQLQHYNASEIGVSLIAYGLVQLIMAPFLPRLMKWVSAKMLVASGFAIMALGCWMGAHLSADSASNVIVPSIVVRGMGQPLIMVALSVLAVHGLAKAQAGSASAVFSMLRNLGGAVGTALLAQLVVVRERVHSARIGESVTLFDPALQQQLPGGGVLQDQLPEHQVVLNLLDQSVRHQAFLMAYSDAFFLACVALAACGVAALMLRRI, encoded by the coding sequence ATGGAGGCTGAAGGGCGTGTGCCGTTTCGCGCCTGGGTCGCGGTGATCGGCGGGCTGTTCGGCTGCTTCATGGCCGGGATGAACGTGCACGTCACCAGCGCCGCACTGCCGGAAATCGAAGGTGCACTGGGCGCGACGTTTGAGGAGGGTTCGTGGATTTCCACCGCTTACCTGGTGGCGGAGATCATCATGATTCCCCTCACCGCGTGGCTGGTGCAGGTGTTTTCCCTGCGCCGGGTGATGTTGTGGGGCTCGGGGATATTCCTGGTGGCCTCGGTGGCGTGTTCGCTGTCGCCCAACCTGCAAGTGATGATCCTGATCCGGGTGGTGCAGGGCGCGGCCGGGGCGGTGCTGATTCCCTTGTCATTCCAACTGATCATCACCGAGCTGCCGCCCAGCAAGATCCCGCTGGGCATGGCCTTGTTCAGCCTGGCCAACAGTGTGGCCCAGGCCGCCGGGCCGTCGATTGGCGGCTGGCTGACCGATGCGTATTCCTGGCGCTGGATCTTCTACCTGCAACTGTTCCCGGGGATCGCGTTGCTGGCGGCGGTGGCCTGGTCCATTGACCGCCAGCCGATGCAGTTGGGCCTGCTGCGCCAGGGCGACTGGCTGGGTATCGGCTGCATGGTGCTGGGCCTGGGTGCGTTGCAGATCGTGCTGGAGGAGGGCGGGCGCAAGGACTGGTTCGGCTCGCCCTTTATCGTGTGGATGACACTGCTGGCGGTGGTGGGCCTGATCGGCTTCGTTGCCCGGCAATTATGGGGCGCGCACGCCTTTATCAACCTGCGACTGTTGGGCCACTACAACTTTGGGGTGGCCAGCGTGGCGATGTTTATCTTCGGCGCCAGTACCTATGGCCTGGTGTTCCTGGTGCCCAACTACCTGTCGCAATTGCAGCACTACAACGCCAGCGAAATTGGCGTGAGCTTGATCGCGTATGGTCTGGTGCAACTGATCATGGCGCCGTTTTTGCCGCGCCTGATGAAGTGGGTCAGCGCCAAAATGCTGGTGGCCTCGGGGTTCGCGATCATGGCTTTGGGCTGCTGGATGGGTGCGCACTTGTCGGCGGACAGCGCCAGCAATGTGATCGTGCCCTCGATCGTGGTGCGCGGCATGGGCCAGCCGCTGATCATGGTGGCGTTGTCGGTGCTGGCGGTGCACGGCCTGGCCAAGGCGCAGGCGGGGTCGGCGTCGGCGGTGTTCTCGATGCTGCGCAACCTGGGGGGCGCGGTTGGCACGGCGCTGCTGGCGCAATTGGTGGTGGTGCGCGAGCGGGTGCATTCGGCGCGTATTGGCGAGTCGGTGACGCTGTTTGACCCGGCCTTGCAACAGCAGCTTCCCGGTGGCGGAGTGCTGCAGGATCAATTGCCGGAACATCAGGTGGTGCTGAACCTGCTGGACCAGAGTGTTCGTCATCAGGCGTTTTTGATGGCTTACAGTGATGCGTTCTTTCTGGCGTGCGTGGCGTTGGCGGCGTGTGGGGTGGCGGCGTTGATGTTGCGGCGTATCTAG